The following are encoded in a window of Clostridium thermarum genomic DNA:
- the rimO gene encoding 30S ribosomal protein S12 methylthiotransferase RimO, with protein MTVYKLGLISLGCDKNRVDTEIILGSLKDKFEVTNDPKEADVIIVNTCGFIEASKQESINTILEMAEYKKNYKCKVLIATGCLTQRYKAELQELMPEIDIILGVNDYDKISAAIEKFYSDHQKIILCSDSNIINEGERVLTTGKNFAYLRISEGCNNNCTYCAIPKIRGPYRSRSMENIIKETHQLVSQGVSEIILIAQDTTLYGIDIYGTKSLPKLIDEISKVEGVKWIRLLYCYPEEITDELIDVIANNPKVCKYIDMPIQHISDRILRRMGRRGKKENIILVIKKLKAKVKDIALRTTFIVGFPGETEEDFQELCDFVKDTCFDNMGVFQYSPEEGTAAASMKETIDDKTKSKREHEIMLLQQKVSLNNNRAKIGKVFETLVESKDGEYYIGRTMQMAPDIDGLMYISSNENIDLGSYITVKVNEASEYDLVGDVYYESGK; from the coding sequence TTGACGGTATACAAGTTAGGCTTAATAAGCTTAGGATGCGATAAAAACAGAGTTGACACAGAAATAATTCTTGGAAGTCTCAAGGATAAGTTTGAAGTGACTAATGATCCAAAGGAAGCAGATGTCATAATCGTTAATACCTGTGGATTCATTGAAGCTTCTAAGCAGGAATCTATAAACACAATTTTAGAAATGGCAGAGTATAAGAAGAATTATAAATGTAAAGTATTGATTGCAACGGGGTGTCTTACACAAAGGTATAAAGCGGAGCTTCAGGAACTAATGCCTGAAATAGATATTATTTTGGGAGTCAATGATTACGATAAAATATCCGCAGCTATTGAAAAGTTTTACTCTGACCATCAAAAGATTATATTATGCTCAGACAGTAATATAATAAATGAAGGTGAGAGGGTACTTACAACCGGCAAGAATTTTGCTTATTTAAGGATAAGCGAGGGATGTAATAATAATTGTACATATTGCGCTATTCCAAAAATACGTGGACCTTATCGCAGTAGATCTATGGAGAATATAATAAAAGAAACTCATCAACTGGTAAGTCAAGGAGTTAGCGAGATAATCTTAATTGCACAAGATACCACCTTATATGGCATTGATATATATGGTACAAAGAGCTTACCAAAACTAATTGATGAGATTTCAAAAGTAGAAGGTGTGAAGTGGATTAGATTGTTATATTGCTATCCAGAAGAGATTACAGATGAGCTGATAGATGTAATAGCAAATAATCCAAAGGTTTGTAAATACATTGATATGCCTATACAACATATAAGTGACAGGATCCTAAGACGAATGGGGAGAAGAGGTAAAAAAGAAAATATTATTTTAGTAATTAAAAAATTAAAAGCAAAGGTTAAAGATATTGCATTAAGAACTACTTTTATTGTAGGCTTTCCCGGTGAGACAGAAGAAGATTTTCAGGAATTGTGTGATTTTGTAAAAGATACTTGTTTTGATAATATGGGAGTATTTCAATATTCTCCCGAAGAGGGTACAGCCGCTGCTAGCATGAAGGAGACTATTGATGATAAAACAAAGTCTAAACGAGAGCATGAGATCATGTTATTGCAGCAGAAGGTTTCATTAAATAACAATAGGGCTAAAATTGGAAAAGTATTTGAGACCCTTGTGGAAAGTAAAGATGGAGAGTACTATATTGGTAGAACCATGCAGATGGCTCCAGATATTGATGGTTTGATGTATATTAGTAGCAACGAAAATATAGATCTAGGATCTTATATTACTGTTAAAGTTAATGAGGCTAGCGAGTATGATTTAGTAGGAGATGTATATTATGAATCTGGCAAATAA
- the pgsA gene encoding CDP-diacylglycerol--glycerol-3-phosphate 3-phosphatidyltransferase yields the protein MNLANKLTVLRIFLVPLFLIFIAIRDIPYGSIMATLVFIIAALTDKLDGYIARSRNQITKFGKFLDPLADKLLVTAALISLVEYRIIPAWPAVIIIAREFAVSGLRTIAASEGLVIAASWWGKIKTVIQIIAIIIALLQFNLEIQPELTKGFAFIDTIKKFMPLLTEISLYLTVIITLLSGYDYFVKNKHVIKIEK from the coding sequence ATGAATCTGGCAAATAAGTTAACCGTTTTAAGAATTTTTCTAGTTCCCTTGTTCTTAATATTCATTGCTATCCGAGATATTCCCTATGGATCAATAATGGCAACACTGGTATTTATAATTGCAGCATTGACAGATAAGCTTGACGGATACATAGCCAGAAGCAGAAACCAAATAACAAAGTTTGGTAAATTTTTGGATCCGCTGGCGGATAAATTATTGGTTACTGCCGCCTTAATATCTTTAGTTGAGTATAGAATAATACCTGCGTGGCCTGCAGTTATTATTATTGCAAGGGAGTTTGCAGTATCTGGATTGAGAACAATTGCAGCCTCAGAAGGCCTGGTTATTGCTGCCAGCTGGTGGGGAAAAATAAAAACAGTTATACAGATAATAGCAATAATTATCGCACTTTTACAGTTTAACCTCGAAATCCAACCAGAGTTGACTAAGGGTTTTGCCTTCATTGATACTATAAAAAAGTTTATGCCTCTTCTAACTGAAATTTCGTTGTACTTAACCGTTATTATAACGTTGTTATCTGGATATGACTATTTTGTTAAGAATAAGCATGTAATAAAAATTGAAAAATGA
- the recA gene encoding recombinase RecA, with amino-acid sequence MANLDLEKLKAIEAAMSQIEKQFGKGSVMKLGEHSTLSVDSIPTGCLELDIALGIGGVPRGRIIEIFGPESSGKTTVALHIIAETQKRGGAAAFIDAEHALDPNYARRLGVDIDNLIVSQPDTGEQALEIAEALVRSNAIDTIVVDSVAALVPRAEIEGEMGDSHVGLQARLMSQALRKLAGTINKSKCLAIFINQLREKVGVMFGNPETTPGGRALKFYASVRLDIRRVDSIKQGEDVIGNRTRVKVIKNKVAPPFKQAEFDIMYNEGISREGTILDVGVREGIVQKSGAWFSYNDVRLGQGRENAKQYFRENPQLALEIENLIRKKYDLPILAADKESDSKNTDNE; translated from the coding sequence ATGGCAAATTTAGATTTGGAAAAGTTAAAAGCCATAGAAGCGGCTATGAGTCAGATTGAAAAGCAATTTGGTAAAGGTTCAGTAATGAAACTTGGTGAACACAGTACATTAAGTGTAGATTCCATACCTACCGGGTGTCTGGAGTTAGATATAGCCCTAGGAATTGGAGGTGTACCAAGAGGTAGAATAATTGAAATTTTTGGGCCAGAATCCTCAGGTAAAACAACAGTAGCACTTCACATAATAGCAGAAACACAAAAAAGAGGTGGAGCAGCAGCTTTTATTGATGCGGAGCATGCACTGGATCCTAATTATGCAAGAAGATTAGGAGTAGATATAGATAATCTTATAGTTTCACAACCGGATACCGGTGAACAGGCTTTGGAAATTGCAGAAGCTCTTGTAAGATCCAATGCTATTGATACCATCGTCGTGGATTCCGTAGCAGCCTTAGTACCTAGGGCAGAAATAGAAGGGGAAATGGGTGACTCTCACGTAGGTTTACAAGCTAGACTTATGTCCCAAGCTCTGAGAAAATTGGCTGGTACAATCAATAAATCAAAATGTCTAGCTATTTTTATAAATCAGCTGAGAGAAAAAGTAGGAGTTATGTTTGGCAATCCGGAAACTACGCCGGGAGGAAGAGCACTTAAATTCTATGCGTCAGTACGTTTGGATATTAGAAGAGTTGACTCAATAAAACAAGGCGAAGATGTAATTGGAAACAGAACAAGGGTAAAAGTTATTAAAAATAAGGTAGCGCCGCCTTTTAAACAGGCTGAATTTGATATAATGTATAATGAAGGAATTTCCAGAGAAGGTACTATTTTAGATGTAGGTGTTAGAGAGGGTATTGTACAGAAGAGTGGGGCTTGGTTCTCATATAATGATGTTAGATTAGGACAAGGAAGAGAAAATGCTAAGCAATATTTTAGAGAAAACCCCCAGTTAGCTTTGGAAATAGAAAATCTAATTCGAAAAAAGTATGATCTTCCAATTTTAGCTGCAGATAAAGAAAGTGATTCCAAAAATACAGATAACGAATAA
- the rny gene encoding ribonuclease Y, with product MGDYVIPFLVWVLISVVIAFEFLIRKKLAEQKIVKAEQEAEALIENAKKEADSKKKEAILEAKEEVHKLRTDFERESRERRNEIQRMERRILQREESLDKKSDMLEKKDESINKKLQDVQQLEDSIQVLYQKQREELERIAGLTSEEAKAFLLEQLSSELKHDSAVLIKEFETKTKEECEKRAREIITTAIQRCAADHVSESTVHVVALPNDEMKGRIIGREGRNIRTLETLTGVDLIIDDTPEAVILSSFDPIRREVARIALEKLIIDGRIHPARIEEMVERAKKEVENDIKEEGEQATFETGVHGLHLELIKLLGRLKYRTSYGQNVLKHSLEVAYLAGLMAGELGLDPTVAKRAGLLHDIGKAVDHEVEGPHALIGAEIAKKYHESAIVVNAIAAHHGDVEMQSLEAVLVQAADAISAARPGARRETLEAYIKRLEKLEEIANSYEGVEKSYAIQAGREVRIMVKPDQIDDAGLVEMSRNLCKKIESELEYPGQIKVNVIRETRAIDYAK from the coding sequence ATGGGTGATTATGTTATACCATTTTTAGTGTGGGTTTTAATCTCAGTGGTTATAGCATTTGAATTTCTAATAAGAAAAAAATTAGCAGAACAAAAAATTGTCAAAGCTGAACAGGAGGCCGAAGCTTTAATTGAAAATGCTAAAAAAGAAGCAGATTCAAAAAAGAAAGAGGCTATTTTGGAGGCAAAGGAAGAAGTTCATAAGTTAAGAACAGATTTTGAACGTGAATCCAGAGAAAGACGCAATGAAATCCAGAGAATGGAAAGAAGAATACTTCAGAGGGAAGAATCTTTGGATAAGAAGAGCGACATGCTCGAAAAGAAGGATGAAAGTATCAATAAAAAGCTTCAGGATGTACAGCAATTAGAGGACAGTATTCAAGTATTATATCAAAAGCAGAGGGAAGAGCTAGAGCGTATAGCTGGTCTAACCTCAGAAGAGGCAAAAGCTTTTCTTTTAGAACAGTTAAGTTCTGAGCTAAAGCATGATTCTGCTGTGTTGATAAAAGAATTTGAAACTAAGACCAAGGAAGAATGTGAAAAGAGAGCTCGGGAAATAATTACAACTGCCATTCAAAGATGTGCGGCTGATCATGTTTCAGAGTCAACAGTTCATGTGGTTGCACTTCCAAATGATGAAATGAAGGGTAGAATTATAGGTAGAGAGGGAAGAAACATCAGAACTCTTGAAACACTAACTGGTGTTGACCTAATAATTGATGATACTCCGGAAGCAGTTATACTTTCAAGTTTCGATCCAATTAGAAGAGAAGTTGCTAGAATAGCTCTTGAAAAACTAATTATTGACGGTAGAATACACCCTGCCAGAATAGAAGAAATGGTTGAAAGAGCTAAAAAGGAAGTTGAAAATGACATAAAAGAAGAAGGTGAACAAGCAACTTTTGAAACAGGTGTACATGGACTCCATCTGGAGTTAATTAAACTGTTGGGCCGATTGAAGTATAGAACAAGTTATGGCCAAAACGTATTGAAGCATTCTCTGGAGGTTGCCTACCTAGCCGGATTAATGGCTGGGGAACTAGGACTAGATCCTACAGTAGCCAAGAGAGCCGGTTTGCTTCATGATATCGGTAAAGCCGTAGATCATGAAGTTGAAGGACCGCATGCATTGATAGGTGCAGAAATTGCGAAAAAATATCATGAATCTGCAATAGTTGTTAATGCAATAGCTGCTCATCATGGGGATGTAGAGATGCAATCTCTCGAAGCTGTATTAGTTCAAGCTGCGGATGCTATTTCTGCTGCTAGACCTGGTGCAAGAAGAGAAACTCTGGAAGCTTACATTAAGAGATTAGAAAAATTAGAAGAAATCGCAAATTCATATGAAGGCGTAGAAAAGTCATATGCCATTCAAGCAGGCAGAGAAGTTAGAATTATGGTTAAACCAGATCAAATTGATGATGCCGGGTTAGTTGAAATGTCTAGAAATCTTTGCAAAAAGATTGAAAGCGAATTAGAATACCCTGGACAAATTAAAGTTAATGTAATTAGAGAAACACGAGCAATAGATTATGCAAAGTAA